From the genome of Streptomyces sp. NBC_01304:
TCCCTGAACGGCACGGACCTCGACCCTTCCGAGGTCTTCGACGGCTCCCGGATCGCCCTGGAGAACCTTCGGGCGGAGAACGAGCTGATCGTCGACGCCCAGTGCGCCTACAGCCGCACCGGCGAGGGCATGCACCGCTTCGTCGACCCCGAGGACGGCGAGGTCTACCTCTACACGCAGTACGAGCCGGCCGACTCCCGCCGGGTCATGGCCTGCTTCGAGCAGCCCGACCTCAAGGCCCCCTTCCGCTTCGAGGCGCAGGCGCCCGAGGGCTGGACGGTCTGGAGCAACGGGGTGGGTGAACTCGCGGACGGCGTATGGAAGTTCGCCGAGACCAAGCCGATCTCCACGTACATCACGGCGATCGTCGCGGGCCCGTACCACTACGTCACGGACTCGTACACCCGCACCTTCGAGGACGGCAGCACCCTCGACATCCCGCTCGGCGCGATGTGCCGCAAGGGCCTCGCCAAGCACTTCGACGCGGACGATGTCTTCCTGGTCACCAAGCAGGGCCTGGACTTCTTCCACGACCACTTCGACTACCCGTACCCCTTCGGGAAGTACGACCAGGCGTTCGTGCCCGAGTACAACCTCGGCGCGATGGAGAACCCGGGCTGTGTGACCTTCCGCGAGGAGTTCATCTTCCGCGGCAAGGTGACGCAGGCGTCGTACGAGCGCCGGGCCAACGTCATCCTGCACGAGATGGCGCACATGTGGTTCGGCGACCTGGTCACCATGCAGTGGTGGGACGACCTGTGGCTGAAGGAGTCCTTCGCGGACTTCATGGGCTCCTTCTCCATGGTGAACGCGACGCGCTTCACCAACGGCTGGATCACCTTCGCCAACAACCGCAAGGCCTGGGCGTACCGCGCCGACCAGCTGCCGTCCACGCACCCGATCACGGCCGACATCCGTGACCTGGAGGACGCGAAGCTCAACTTCGACGGCATCACGTACGCCAAGGGCGCGTCCGTGCTCAAGCAGCTCGTGGCGTACGTCGGTCAGGACGCGTTCCTCGAAGGCGCGCGGCGCTACTTCAAGCGGCACGCGTACGGCAACACACAGCTCGGCGATCTGCTCTCGGCCCTGGAGGAGACCTCGGGCCGTGACCTGACCTCGTGGTCCCGGTCGTGGCTGCAGACGGCGGGCGTCAACTCCCTCACGCCCCAGGCGACTTACGACGCCGGAGACCGCATCACCGAGCTCGCGGTCGTCCAGGAGGCGGCCGAGTCGCACCCCGAGCTGCGCCCGCACCGCGTCGCGGTCGGCCTCTACCGGCGCGAGGGCGCGGACCTGGTCCGCTACGCCCGCGCCGAGCTCGACGTGGACGG
Proteins encoded in this window:
- the pepN gene encoding aminopeptidase N; translation: MPGENLSRDEARERSALLSVDGYEVSLDLRSAIGDAEAEPRTYRSVTTVRFRCNEPGAASFADLIAPSVTAVSLNGTDLDPSEVFDGSRIALENLRAENELIVDAQCAYSRTGEGMHRFVDPEDGEVYLYTQYEPADSRRVMACFEQPDLKAPFRFEAQAPEGWTVWSNGVGELADGVWKFAETKPISTYITAIVAGPYHYVTDSYTRTFEDGSTLDIPLGAMCRKGLAKHFDADDVFLVTKQGLDFFHDHFDYPYPFGKYDQAFVPEYNLGAMENPGCVTFREEFIFRGKVTQASYERRANVILHEMAHMWFGDLVTMQWWDDLWLKESFADFMGSFSMVNATRFTNGWITFANNRKAWAYRADQLPSTHPITADIRDLEDAKLNFDGITYAKGASVLKQLVAYVGQDAFLEGARRYFKRHAYGNTQLGDLLSALEETSGRDLTSWSRSWLQTAGVNSLTPQATYDAGDRITELAVVQEAAESHPELRPHRVAVGLYRREGADLVRYARAELDVDGPRTVVTELAGAEKPDLILVNDDDLTYCKIRFDEASLDTLRSHLGDITDPLARALCWSALWSLTRDALMPARDFIDIVLRFAGRESDIGVLQMLHTWTRSALTYYAAPDWREQGGRLAAEGALRELRQAEPGSQHQLTWARFFASVASTEADLQLLQGLLDGTAKIDGLDVDQEMRWAFLEPLASEGKADESVLAAELARDDTASGKRHQVRCLAARPSAAVKAQAWAAVVESDALSNALVEATIAGFGQASQRALVAPYTASYFDAIERVWAERSIQIGMDVVRGLFPSLQDSQETLDATDAWLSAHADSAPALRRLVLEARDDLARTLRGQACDVAAAAG